Proteins co-encoded in one Methylobacterium sp. WL1 genomic window:
- a CDS encoding peroxiredoxin, whose product MTDHPDSLPAELPAPVDDGAADHLRGMKLPDVALTTTDGRTVSLAKLSGRTVAYAYPRTGVPGKPALTPDWDAIPGARGCTPQACDFRDHHAALRERGVAQVFGLSTQTGADQREAAERLRLPFPLLADPHRAFAMAARLPVFEAGGQVLLRRLTLVIDDGVVTWVFYPVFPPDRSARQVIDWLDGGSA is encoded by the coding sequence ATGACCGATCATCCCGACAGCCTGCCCGCCGAGCTCCCCGCCCCCGTGGATGACGGCGCGGCCGATCATCTGCGCGGGATGAAGCTGCCCGATGTGGCGCTCACCACCACGGATGGCCGGACCGTCTCGCTCGCGAAGCTCTCCGGCCGCACGGTGGCTTATGCCTATCCGCGCACCGGCGTGCCGGGGAAGCCGGCCCTGACGCCGGACTGGGACGCGATCCCGGGCGCCCGGGGCTGCACCCCGCAGGCCTGCGATTTCCGCGATCACCACGCCGCATTGAGAGAGCGCGGCGTGGCGCAGGTCTTCGGCCTCTCGACCCAGACCGGCGCCGACCAGCGCGAAGCCGCCGAGCGGCTGCGGCTGCCGTTCCCGCTGCTGGCCGACCCGCACCGGGCCTTCGCGATGGCCGCGCGCCTGCCGGTGTTCGAGGCGGGCGGGCAGGTGCTGCTGCGCCGCCTCACCCTGGTGATCGACGACGGCGTGGTCACGTGGGTGTTCTACCCGGTGTTCCCGCCCGATCGCAGCGCCCGGCAGGTGATCGACTGGCTCGACGGCGGCAGCGCCTGA
- a CDS encoding NYN domain-containing protein: protein MAAPQRSALFIDGANLYATTKALGFDIDYKKLLKEFQARDNLLRAFYYTAMIEDQEYSSIRPLIDWLDYNGYRVVTKPVKEFTDSMGRRKYKGNMDIELAIDALELSPHIDHMVLFSGDGDFRSLVEAMQRRGVKVTVISTIQTQPAMISDELRRQADEFVDLASLSNRIGREPSERPVRAPGETASRYRGDSRPSPSLENRYGIRQPDAEEG from the coding sequence ATGGCAGCACCGCAACGCAGCGCCCTCTTCATCGACGGCGCGAACCTCTACGCGACCACCAAGGCCCTCGGCTTCGATATCGACTACAAGAAACTGCTCAAGGAATTTCAGGCCCGCGATAATCTTCTGCGCGCGTTCTACTACACCGCGATGATCGAGGATCAGGAGTATTCCTCGATCCGGCCGCTGATCGACTGGCTCGACTACAACGGCTATCGCGTCGTGACCAAGCCCGTGAAGGAGTTCACGGACTCGATGGGCCGGCGCAAGTACAAGGGCAACATGGATATCGAGCTGGCGATCGACGCCCTCGAACTCAGCCCGCATATCGACCACATGGTGCTGTTCTCCGGCGACGGCGACTTCCGCTCGCTGGTCGAGGCGATGCAGCGGCGCGGCGTCAAGGTGACGGTGATCTCCACCATCCAGACCCAGCCGGCGATGATCTCGGACGAGTTGCGCCGGCAGGCCGACGAGTTCGTCGATCTCGCGAGCCTGTCGAACCGCATCGGCCGGGAGCCGAGCGAGCGCCCGGTCCGGGCCCCCGGCGAGACCGCCAGCCGCTACCGCGGCGATTCCCGCCCGAGCCCGAGCCTGGAGAACCGCTACGGCATCCGCCAGCCGGACGCCGAGGAAGGCTGA
- a CDS encoding bifunctional (p)ppGpp synthetase/guanosine-3',5'-bis(diphosphate) 3'-pyrophosphohydrolase: protein MMRQYELVERVKRYNPAADEALLNRAYVYAMQAHGTQKRASGDPFFAHPLEVAGILTDLHLDDATIVAAVLHDTVEDTEATLEEIRRLFGPEIGALVDGLTKLKRLDLVSKQAAQGENFRKLLLAVAADVRVLLVKLADRLHNMRTLHHMREDKRHRIAQETLDIYAPLAGRMGMQELREELEDLAFRNIEPEVYATIEQRLARLTAKSERVVETIAQVLTEKLSAQGITAEVSGRQKRPFSIWSKMERKSVAFEQLSDIFGFRVIVDTVQDCYAALGIVHTSWPMVPGRYKDYISTPKQNDYRSIHTTVIGPKSQRVELQIRTCAMDDIAEYGIAAHAHYKDLGKDAAKDPGRDPSKEPAARSEGSVHPKLAAESGAYQWLRRTIELLAEGDSPEEFLEHTKLELFQDQVFCFTPKGRLIALPRGATPIDFAYAVHTDVGNSAVGAKINGRMAPLLHELANGDEVEISRSDGASPPAAWESLVVTGKARAAIRRATRTAVRRQYAGLGRQILDRAFERAAKTFSEDKLRGALPRLARATTEDVFAAVGRGEMFSGDVVRAVYPDHRDERRPSSLGVLNGAGRLVRSADQTMRLTFPAGEGKPEDRSDAIPIRGLAGDLPVTFAPNGGAVPGDRIVGILTPGVGVTVYPIQSAALAAFDNEPERWLDVRWDTEASGSERFPARLALKSINEPGVFAQIAQVIADHDGNIDNISMKRRTQDFTDITIDLSVWDLQHLTAIIAELRGKRPVNSVERVNG from the coding sequence ATGATGCGCCAGTACGAACTCGTCGAGCGGGTCAAGCGCTACAACCCGGCCGCCGACGAGGCGCTGCTCAACCGCGCCTACGTGTACGCCATGCAGGCGCACGGCACGCAGAAGCGCGCGTCCGGCGACCCGTTCTTCGCACACCCGCTCGAAGTCGCCGGGATCCTCACCGACCTCCACCTCGACGACGCCACCATCGTGGCCGCGGTCCTGCACGACACCGTGGAGGACACCGAGGCGACCCTGGAGGAGATCCGCCGGCTGTTCGGGCCGGAGATCGGCGCGCTGGTCGACGGGCTGACCAAGCTCAAGCGGCTCGACCTCGTCTCCAAGCAGGCCGCCCAGGGCGAGAACTTCCGCAAGCTGCTGCTCGCCGTGGCGGCGGACGTGCGCGTGCTGCTGGTCAAGCTCGCCGACCGCCTGCACAACATGCGCACCCTCCACCACATGCGGGAGGACAAGCGCCACCGCATCGCCCAGGAGACCCTGGACATCTACGCGCCGCTCGCCGGCCGGATGGGCATGCAGGAGCTGCGCGAGGAGCTGGAGGACCTGGCCTTCCGCAACATCGAGCCGGAGGTCTACGCGACCATCGAGCAGCGGCTCGCCCGCCTCACCGCCAAGTCCGAGCGGGTGGTCGAGACCATCGCGCAGGTGCTCACGGAAAAGCTCTCCGCCCAGGGCATCACCGCCGAGGTCAGCGGCCGGCAGAAGCGGCCGTTCTCGATCTGGTCGAAGATGGAGCGCAAGTCGGTCGCCTTCGAGCAGCTGTCCGACATCTTCGGCTTCCGGGTGATCGTGGATACGGTCCAGGATTGCTATGCGGCGCTCGGGATCGTCCACACCAGCTGGCCGATGGTCCCGGGGCGCTACAAAGATTACATCTCGACGCCGAAGCAGAACGATTACCGCTCGATCCACACCACGGTGATCGGGCCGAAGAGCCAGCGCGTCGAGTTGCAGATCCGCACCTGCGCCATGGACGACATCGCCGAGTACGGCATCGCGGCGCATGCCCATTACAAGGACCTCGGCAAGGACGCCGCGAAGGATCCGGGCCGGGACCCGTCCAAGGAGCCGGCCGCCCGATCCGAGGGCAGCGTGCACCCGAAGCTGGCGGCCGAGAGCGGCGCCTACCAATGGCTGCGCCGGACCATCGAGCTGCTCGCCGAGGGCGACAGCCCGGAGGAGTTCCTGGAGCACACCAAACTGGAGCTGTTCCAGGACCAGGTGTTCTGCTTCACCCCGAAGGGCCGGCTGATCGCCCTGCCGCGGGGCGCGACGCCGATCGACTTCGCCTACGCGGTGCACACCGATGTCGGCAACTCGGCGGTGGGCGCCAAGATCAACGGCCGCATGGCGCCGCTGCTGCACGAGCTCGCCAACGGCGACGAGGTCGAGATCAGCCGCTCGGACGGCGCCTCGCCGCCGGCCGCCTGGGAATCCCTGGTGGTGACCGGCAAGGCCCGGGCGGCGATCCGGCGGGCGACCCGGACGGCGGTCCGCCGGCAATATGCCGGGCTCGGCCGCCAGATCCTCGACCGGGCGTTCGAGCGCGCGGCCAAGACCTTCTCGGAGGACAAGCTGCGCGGGGCCCTGCCGCGGCTGGCCCGTGCCACCACCGAGGACGTGTTCGCCGCCGTCGGGCGCGGCGAGATGTTCTCCGGCGACGTGGTCCGGGCGGTCTATCCCGACCACCGCGACGAGCGCCGGCCCTCCTCGCTGGGGGTGCTGAACGGGGCCGGCCGCCTGGTGCGCTCGGCCGACCAGACCATGCGGCTGACCTTCCCGGCCGGCGAGGGCAAGCCCGAGGACCGCAGCGACGCGATCCCGATCCGGGGCCTGGCCGGCGACCTGCCGGTGACCTTCGCGCCGAACGGCGGCGCGGTCCCGGGCGACCGGATCGTCGGGATCCTGACCCCCGGGGTCGGTGTCACCGTCTACCCGATCCAGTCGGCGGCGCTCGCCGCCTTCGACAACGAGCCCGAGCGCTGGCTCGACGTCCGCTGGGACACCGAGGCCTCGGGCAGCGAGCGATTCCCGGCCCGCCTGGCGCTGAAGTCGATCAACGAGCCGGGGGTGTTCGCCCAGATCGCCCAGGTGATCGCCGACCACGACGGCAACATCGACAACATCTCGATGAAGCGCCGCACCCAGGACTTCACCGACATCACCATCGACCTGTCGGTCTGGGACCTGCAGCACCTCACGGCGATCATCGCGGAGCTGCGCGGCAAACGGCCGGTCAACAGCGTCGAGCGGGTGAACGGCTAA
- the rpoZ gene encoding DNA-directed RNA polymerase subunit omega, with the protein MARVTVEDCIEKVENRFELVLLASHRARLLAAGAPLTIDRDRDKNPVVALREIGDETITADDLKEQLIHSMQKYVEVDEPEAETVPLLSSSPAAAAVAPQSSSDDGAVQFDRMSEEDLLRGLENLAPPVETDDEGE; encoded by the coding sequence ATGGCGCGCGTCACCGTCGAAGACTGCATCGAGAAGGTCGAGAACCGGTTCGAGCTGGTGCTCCTGGCGAGCCATCGGGCCCGCCTCCTGGCCGCCGGCGCCCCGCTCACCATCGACCGCGACCGCGACAAGAACCCCGTCGTGGCCCTGCGCGAGATCGGCGACGAGACGATCACGGCCGACGACCTCAAGGAACAGCTGATCCACTCGATGCAGAAATACGTCGAGGTCGACGAGCCGGAAGCCGAGACCGTGCCGCTGCTGTCGAGCTCGCCGGCCGCCGCCGCCGTGGCCCCGCAATCCTCCAGCGACGATGGGGCGGTCCAGTTCGACCGCATGAGCGAGGAGGACCTGCTGCGCGGCCTCGAGAACCTCGCTCCGCCGGTCGAGACCGACGACGAGGGCGAGTGA
- the fabG gene encoding 3-oxoacyl-[acyl-carrier-protein] reductase has translation MFDLTGRKALVTGATGGLGQAIARALHAQGATVALSGTKPAALEALAAELGERASPVAADLSDKDSVEGLVPAAEAAIGPLDILVNNAGITRDNLFMRMKDDEWEQVLAVNLTAAFRLSRAAVKGMMRRRSGRIVNIGSVVGATGNPGQGNYAAAKAGLVGMTKALAAEVASRGITVNCIAPGFISSPMTDALNEKQREGILARVPAGRLGEGAEVAAACIYLSSAEAAYVTGHTLHVNGGMAMF, from the coding sequence ATGTTCGATCTCACCGGCCGGAAAGCCCTCGTGACCGGCGCCACCGGCGGCCTCGGCCAGGCGATCGCCCGGGCGCTGCACGCCCAGGGCGCCACCGTGGCGCTGTCCGGCACCAAGCCCGCGGCGCTGGAGGCCCTGGCCGCGGAACTCGGCGAGCGGGCGAGCCCGGTGGCGGCCGACCTCTCCGACAAGGACTCGGTGGAGGGCCTGGTGCCGGCGGCCGAGGCGGCGATCGGGCCCCTCGACATCCTGGTCAACAATGCCGGCATCACCCGGGACAACCTGTTCATGCGGATGAAGGACGACGAGTGGGAGCAGGTGCTCGCCGTCAACCTCACCGCGGCCTTCCGGCTCTCGCGTGCGGCGGTGAAGGGCATGATGCGCCGCCGCTCCGGGCGGATCGTCAACATCGGCTCGGTGGTGGGCGCGACCGGCAATCCCGGCCAGGGCAACTACGCCGCCGCCAAGGCCGGCCTCGTGGGCATGACCAAGGCGCTCGCCGCCGAGGTCGCCTCGCGCGGGATCACGGTCAACTGCATCGCGCCGGGCTTCATCAGCTCGCCGATGACCGACGCGCTCAACGAGAAGCAGCGCGAGGGCATCCTGGCGCGGGTGCCGGCCGGGCGCCTCGGCGAGGGCGCGGAGGTTGCCGCCGCCTGCATCTACCTGTCGTCCGCGGAGGCCGCGTACGTCACCGGCCACACCCTGCACGTGAACGGCGGGATGGCGATGTTCTAG
- a CDS encoding acyl carrier protein produces the protein MSDIAERVKKIVVEHLGVEPEKVVESANFIDDLGADSLDTVELVMAFEEEFNVEIPDDAAETIQTVGDAVKFLEKNSAA, from the coding sequence ATGAGCGATATCGCTGAGCGCGTGAAGAAGATCGTCGTCGAGCATCTGGGCGTCGAGCCCGAGAAGGTGGTCGAGAGCGCCAACTTCATCGACGACCTCGGTGCCGACAGCCTCGACACCGTCGAGCTGGTCATGGCCTTCGAGGAAGAATTCAACGTCGAGATCCCGGACGACGCCGCTGAGACCATCCAGACGGTCGGCGACGCGGTGAAGTTCCTGGAAAAGAACTCGGCCGCTTAA
- the fabF gene encoding beta-ketoacyl-ACP synthase II, translated as MRRVVVTGLGMVTPLGSGVQHTWSRLIAGDSGAGPIRGFESADLPCRVAAQVPYGDGTDGTFNPDAVMEPKEQRKVDPFIVYAMAAADEALKDANWLPKSHEDQCATGVLIGSGIGGIGGIYDAAITLHEKGPRRISPFFIPGRIINLASGQVSIAYGLKGPNNAVVTACSTGAHAIGDASRLVALGDADVMVAGGAESPVNRLSIAGFSACRALTTGFNDTPEKASRPYDRDRDGFLMGEGAGIVVLEEYEHAKARGAKIYAEVVGYGLSGDAYHITSPSPDGDGAFRCMTAAVKRAGISPAEIGYINAHGTSTPMGDELELKAVERLLGDAAAQATMSSTKSSVGHLLGAAGSVEAIFSILVLRDGVIPPTLNLDNPSVQTKIDLVPFEAKRKQVDVVLSNSFGFGGTNASLVMRRVA; from the coding sequence ATGCGGCGGGTGGTGGTCACGGGTCTGGGGATGGTCACGCCGCTCGGCAGCGGGGTGCAGCACACCTGGAGCCGTCTGATCGCGGGCGACAGCGGCGCCGGCCCGATCCGCGGCTTCGAATCCGCCGACTTGCCCTGCAGGGTCGCCGCGCAGGTCCCGTATGGCGACGGCACCGACGGCACCTTCAACCCCGACGCGGTGATGGAGCCCAAGGAGCAGCGCAAGGTCGATCCGTTCATCGTCTACGCGATGGCGGCGGCCGACGAGGCCCTGAAGGACGCCAACTGGCTGCCCAAGAGCCACGAGGACCAGTGCGCCACCGGCGTGCTGATCGGCTCCGGCATCGGCGGCATCGGCGGCATCTACGACGCCGCGATCACCCTCCACGAGAAGGGCCCGCGCCGGATCTCGCCGTTCTTCATCCCGGGCCGGATCATCAACCTCGCCTCCGGCCAGGTCTCGATCGCCTACGGGCTCAAGGGCCCGAACAACGCGGTGGTCACGGCCTGCTCGACCGGCGCCCACGCCATCGGCGACGCGAGCCGCCTCGTGGCGCTCGGCGACGCCGACGTGATGGTGGCGGGCGGGGCCGAATCGCCGGTCAACCGCCTGTCGATCGCCGGCTTCTCGGCCTGCCGGGCGCTGACCACCGGCTTCAACGACACCCCGGAGAAGGCCTCCCGCCCCTACGACCGGGACCGCGACGGCTTCCTCATGGGCGAGGGCGCCGGCATCGTCGTGCTCGAGGAGTACGAGCACGCCAAGGCCCGGGGCGCCAAGATCTACGCCGAGGTGGTCGGCTACGGCCTCTCGGGCGACGCCTACCACATCACCTCCCCGTCCCCGGACGGCGACGGCGCCTTCCGCTGCATGACCGCGGCCGTGAAGCGCGCCGGCATCTCGCCCGCCGAGATCGGCTACATCAACGCCCACGGCACCTCGACGCCGATGGGCGACGAGCTGGAGCTGAAGGCCGTGGAGCGCCTCCTGGGCGATGCCGCCGCCCAGGCGACCATGTCCTCCACCAAGAGCTCGGTCGGCCACCTGCTCGGCGCCGCCGGCTCGGTCGAGGCGATCTTTTCGATCCTTGTCCTGCGCGACGGCGTGATCCCGCCGACGCTCAACCTCGACAACCCCTCCGTCCAGACCAAGATCGACCTCGTGCCCTTCGAGGCGAAGCGCAAGCAGGTGGACGTGGTGCTGTCGAACTCGTTTGGGTTTGGTGGGACGAATGCGTCGCTGGTGATGCGGCGGGTCGCCTGA
- a CDS encoding DUF4926 domain-containing protein, with amino-acid sequence MTLEFAYRFRQDASRSDLRDLDRVALMTAATSDDGDVLAPGTEGTIVGVYRDGEAYVVEFPTPVGALATVRPGDIRLVERAPV; translated from the coding sequence ATGACGCTGGAATTCGCCTACCGGTTTCGGCAGGACGCATCGCGGTCGGATCTTCGGGATCTCGACCGGGTTGCATTGATGACGGCTGCGACCAGCGACGATGGCGATGTGCTGGCACCGGGCACGGAGGGAACCATCGTCGGCGTCTATCGCGACGGTGAGGCCTACGTGGTCGAGTTTCCGACACCCGTCGGCGCGCTTGCGACGGTTCGGCCCGGGGACATCAGACTCGTCGAGCGCGCGCCGGTGTGA
- a CDS encoding DUF6883 domain-containing protein: protein MIGDVEAVVWTVEWPKIVSYLLNPLHTDGASKAKYLLAFGYAAEEPERLAGDLVKHAVDHWPGRAVVLPLGLPRRVFEGLLEAPDGRVMSLRSV from the coding sequence GTGATCGGCGACGTCGAAGCGGTCGTCTGGACCGTCGAATGGCCCAAGATCGTCAGCTATCTGCTCAACCCTCTGCATACCGATGGCGCCTCCAAAGCCAAGTATCTGCTGGCCTTCGGCTATGCCGCGGAGGAGCCCGAACGGCTCGCCGGTGATCTGGTGAAACATGCGGTCGATCATTGGCCGGGGCGCGCCGTGGTGCTTCCCCTCGGCTTGCCGCGCCGCGTGTTCGAAGGCCTTCTGGAAGCACCGGATGGACGTGTCATGTCGCTCCGCAGCGTTTGA
- a CDS encoding YidB family protein: protein MGLLESAIGGVLGQMFGGQKQGAGGMSPLVKALVMLLLAKGASGGFGDIFGRGHQGEPGPEADRSGGAGPYGRDPGQHPADSGGRGDPGDIGGWDQSGQRREAGPSDPSLPPGDFSDLSGMLDGPGESGPARTGADPAPRGGFGQDDGQGDLGGLDGLVDRFRQGGLGDVIESWIGHGGNRPVAPAQLAQALGPDTLDTLQSQTGMDRETLLSQLAQALPEVVHALTPQGRVPGAEEQRGW from the coding sequence ATGGGTTTGCTCGAATCGGCGATCGGCGGCGTGCTCGGTCAGATGTTCGGCGGCCAGAAGCAGGGGGCCGGGGGGATGTCGCCCCTGGTGAAGGCCCTGGTGATGCTGCTGCTCGCCAAGGGCGCCAGCGGCGGCTTCGGCGACATCTTCGGGCGCGGCCATCAGGGTGAGCCAGGGCCCGAGGCCGACCGGTCCGGCGGCGCCGGCCCCTACGGGCGCGATCCGGGCCAGCACCCGGCCGATTCCGGCGGGCGCGGCGACCCGGGCGACATCGGCGGCTGGGACCAGTCCGGCCAGCGCCGGGAGGCCGGCCCTTCCGACCCGTCCCTGCCGCCCGGCGATTTTTCCGACCTGTCCGGCATGCTCGACGGCCCGGGCGAGTCCGGCCCGGCCCGGACCGGCGCCGACCCGGCCCCGCGCGGCGGTTTCGGACAGGATGACGGACAGGGTGATCTCGGCGGCCTCGACGGCCTGGTCGACCGCTTCCGCCAGGGCGGTTTGGGCGACGTGATCGAATCCTGGATCGGCCACGGCGGTAACCGCCCGGTGGCCCCGGCCCAACTCGCCCAGGCACTCGGCCCCGACACCCTCGACACCCTCCAGAGCCAGACCGGGATGGACCGCGAGACGCTGCTCTCGCAGCTCGCCCAGGCGCTGCCGGAGGTGGTGCACGCGCTCACCCCGCAGGGGCGGGTGCCGGGAGCGGAGGAGCAGCGGGGGTGGTGA
- a CDS encoding molybdopterin oxidoreductase family protein, producing the protein MARTVCPHDCPSACSLDVQVADGRVVSVKGGDNPYTAGVICAKVSRYGERVHHPDRILGPLERVGEKGSGQWRPITWDAALDRLAAAFRETAERHGPEAVWPYNSGGTMGLVQRDSIHRLTHVMGYSRRKRTICTAIAIAGWSAGIGRIAGPDPREMALSDLIVVWGGNPVSTQVNAMSHICRARKTRGAKLVVIDPYRTGTAAAADLHLAPRPGTDGALACAVLHVLFRDGHADRAYLAAHAEDTAALEAHLATRDPAWAAAITGLTVAEIEAFAALYGSTPRSYIRCGFGFTRTHNGAVNLHAVTCLPTVTGAWQHEGGGALWQNAAIFNWDKTLTEGLDAKAPGVRELDMSRIGAILADDPDALQGGPPVRAMLIQSANPAASAPDSNRVRAGLLRPDVFVAVHEQFMTETAALADLVLPATTFLEHDDIYGAGGHSHIQSGPALLPPPGECRSNHDLIAALAGRLGAGHAGFDLNARDLADATLARSGWGGLGRLEQERWIDAQPGFAESHFLTGFGHPDGRFRFGPDWSALGPRAAGMPALPDHWAVSEPADAERPFRMVAPPARQFLNTTFSNSPESIRREGRPTCLLHPEDGARLGIATGDAVEIGNTRGQVRLHARLAEGQPPGIVVVESLWPAASFSGGRGINALIGDTPAAPNDGATFHDTAVWVRAA; encoded by the coding sequence TTGGCCCGGACCGTCTGCCCGCACGATTGCCCCTCGGCCTGCAGCCTGGACGTGCAGGTAGCGGACGGCCGCGTCGTCTCGGTGAAGGGGGGCGACAACCCCTACACGGCCGGGGTGATCTGCGCGAAGGTCAGCCGCTACGGCGAGCGGGTCCACCACCCGGACCGGATTCTCGGGCCGCTGGAACGCGTCGGCGAGAAGGGCAGCGGCCAGTGGCGGCCGATCACCTGGGACGCGGCCCTCGACCGACTGGCCGCGGCCTTCCGCGAGACGGCCGAGCGCCACGGTCCGGAGGCGGTCTGGCCGTACAATTCCGGCGGCACGATGGGCCTGGTCCAGCGCGACAGCATCCACCGGTTGACCCACGTGATGGGCTATTCCCGGCGCAAGCGCACCATCTGCACCGCCATCGCCATCGCCGGCTGGAGCGCCGGGATCGGCCGCATCGCGGGTCCGGACCCGAGGGAGATGGCGCTCTCCGACCTGATCGTGGTCTGGGGCGGCAACCCCGTGAGCACCCAGGTCAACGCGATGAGCCACATCTGCCGGGCCCGCAAGACGCGCGGCGCCAAGCTGGTGGTGATCGATCCCTACCGCACCGGCACCGCCGCGGCGGCCGACCTCCACCTCGCCCCCCGGCCCGGCACTGACGGGGCGCTGGCCTGCGCGGTGCTCCACGTGCTGTTCCGCGACGGTCACGCCGACCGGGCCTACCTCGCGGCCCATGCCGAGGACACGGCGGCGCTCGAGGCGCATCTCGCCACGCGCGATCCGGCGTGGGCGGCCGCGATCACCGGCCTCACGGTCGCGGAGATCGAGGCGTTCGCGGCGCTCTACGGGTCGACGCCGCGCAGCTACATCCGCTGCGGCTTCGGCTTCACCCGGACGCATAACGGCGCGGTCAACCTGCACGCGGTGACCTGCCTGCCCACCGTGACCGGCGCCTGGCAGCACGAGGGCGGCGGCGCCCTCTGGCAGAACGCCGCGATCTTCAACTGGGACAAGACCCTGACCGAGGGCCTCGACGCCAAGGCCCCGGGGGTGCGCGAACTCGACATGAGCCGGATCGGCGCGATCCTGGCCGACGATCCCGACGCCCTGCAGGGCGGGCCGCCGGTGCGCGCGATGCTGATCCAGTCGGCGAACCCGGCCGCCTCGGCTCCCGACAGCAACCGGGTGCGCGCCGGGCTGCTGCGGCCGGACGTGTTCGTGGCCGTGCACGAGCAGTTCATGACCGAGACGGCGGCGCTCGCCGACCTCGTCCTGCCGGCCACCACCTTCCTGGAGCACGACGACATCTACGGGGCCGGCGGGCACAGCCACATCCAGTCCGGGCCGGCCCTCCTGCCGCCGCCGGGGGAATGCCGCTCCAACCACGACCTGATCGCCGCCCTCGCCGGCCGGCTCGGGGCCGGGCATGCGGGCTTCGACCTGAACGCCCGGGATCTGGCCGACGCGACCCTGGCCCGCTCGGGCTGGGGCGGCCTCGGCCGGCTGGAGCAGGAGCGCTGGATCGACGCGCAGCCGGGCTTTGCCGAGAGCCATTTCCTCACCGGCTTCGGCCACCCGGACGGGCGGTTCCGGTTCGGGCCGGACTGGTCGGCGCTCGGTCCGCGCGCCGCCGGCATGCCGGCCCTGCCCGACCATTGGGCGGTCTCGGAGCCGGCCGACGCCGAGCGTCCGTTCCGGATGGTGGCGCCCCCGGCCCGCCAGTTCCTCAACACGACCTTCTCGAACAGCCCGGAATCGATCCGGCGCGAGGGCCGCCCGACCTGCCTGCTCCATCCGGAGGACGGCGCCCGCCTCGGGATCGCCACCGGGGACGCGGTGGAGATCGGCAACACCCGCGGCCAGGTCCGGCTGCACGCGCGCCTCGCGGAGGGGCAGCCGCCCGGGATCGTGGTGGTCGAGAGCCTGTGGCCGGCGGCCTCGTTCTCGGGCGGGCGCGGCATCAACGCGCTGATCGGCGACACGCCGGCCGCCCCCAACGACGGCGCCACGTTCCACGACACCGCGGTGTGGGTGCGGGCGGCCTGA
- a CDS encoding phasin, giving the protein MANIPSFEVPPQMRDLAETSVEQARKAFGTFIGSARRATDTLQGSTDLTRTNASDIYARSLDYAEQNVRAAFDLAQKLAAAKSFPEAMQLQAEYVRERFAAMQSQAKELGGLTQGAMQQGAERAKAAMQQGVDETRKAVKQGQDAAQQMGQETQNAADQASH; this is encoded by the coding sequence ATGGCTAACATTCCCAGCTTCGAGGTCCCGCCGCAGATGCGCGATCTGGCCGAAACCAGTGTCGAGCAGGCCCGCAAGGCGTTCGGAACGTTCATCGGTTCGGCACGCCGCGCCACCGATACCCTTCAGGGCTCGACGGACCTGACCCGGACCAATGCTTCGGACATCTACGCCCGCAGCCTGGACTATGCCGAACAGAACGTCCGTGCGGCGTTCGACCTCGCGCAGAAGCTCGCAGCCGCCAAGTCCTTCCCGGAAGCGATGCAACTCCAGGCCGAATACGTGCGCGAGCGGTTCGCCGCGATGCAGTCCCAGGCCAAGGAACTCGGCGGCCTCACGCAGGGTGCGATGCAACAGGGGGCCGAGCGCGCCAAGGCTGCGATGCAGCAGGGTGTCGACGAGACCCGCAAGGCGGTCAAGCAAGGTCAGGATGCGGCCCAGCAGATGGGCCAGGAGACGCAGAACGCCGCTGACCAGGCGTCGCACTGA
- a CDS encoding heme utilization protein has protein sequence MPRCLVPILTATLIVGVLTPALAGTKKIKIPNRYDGAWTIVATTSEGPCAASTSYQVQIKDSDASIPGDDVDIDGGVSSSGRVAATITSGSNTVPIDGSLDTQGAGSGTWRSTGGIVTCSGRWNARRSG, from the coding sequence GTGCCCCGTTGCCTTGTCCCGATCCTGACCGCGACCCTGATCGTCGGCGTCCTGACACCAGCCCTCGCGGGTACGAAGAAGATCAAGATACCGAATCGCTACGACGGCGCCTGGACCATCGTGGCGACGACCTCCGAAGGGCCCTGCGCGGCCTCGACGAGCTATCAGGTCCAGATCAAGGACAGCGACGCCTCGATCCCGGGGGACGACGTCGATATCGACGGCGGCGTCTCGTCGAGCGGTCGCGTCGCGGCCACGATCACCAGCGGCTCGAACACGGTGCCGATCGACGGCAGCCTCGACACGCAGGGCGCCGGCAGCGGCACGTGGCGGTCGACCGGCGGGATCGTCACCTGCAGCGGCCGCTGGAACGCGCGGCGCTCCGGCTGA